The Symbiobacterium terraclitae genomic interval GTGGAGGCCAGCCGGGCGAGCATCATCTCGACCATCGAACCCGTCATCGCCGCCCTGCTCGGGTTCTGGGTGTTGCACGAGTCCCTGAGCCTCGCCCAGGTCGCGGGCATCGTGCTCGTGCTGGTCAGCGCAATCGTCCTGAACCTGCCGGCGGAGACGTCCGGTGCGGCGGCCGAAGGGGGAGGGGCCGCCGCAGACGGCGGCAGCGTGAGCGGAGACTAACCATCATGCAGGGACCGGGGCTGAGGTCAGCCCCGGTCCCCCGCATCCAGCAGGCTCGGGAGGGTCGGCAGCACCAGCGAGGTCTCGGGCGCGAAGAGCTCGCCCTCCCACCCCGGCTCCCGGTAGAGGGGAAAGGGGGAGAGCACCAGGGTCCGGCCCCGCACCAGGGCGGCGATGAGCTGGTTGTGCACGCCGTCCACGAGGGCGATCCGCAGGGGGGCTGCGCCCTCGTAGACCACCTCGAGCACGTGCGCCCGCTGCTCGGGTGCGAAGCGCCAGGCGGCCTCGTAGGCGGTGGGCCGGTCGGCCAGGAGCGCGAGCAGGGACTCCGTCCAGCCGGGGCAGTAGATGGCGACGGCCTGCCGGGCCGGGCCGCTGAACTCGGCGGCCTGGGTGGGCAGGTGCACGGGCGAATCTGTCATGGCGTCTTCTCCTTGACGGGGCCGGATGAGGGCTTCGCTTGGTCGGTCGGTTCTGTCTGCCCTAGGTTTTGCCATTCTGGTGTACCTGTACTTCATGGTGGCGATCATCCGGTAGCACGGTGGCGCAGACGCCTGGTCCGGGCCGCGCACGTCGCACACCGAACAGAGAGACATCCTGTAAGCGGCAGGGCGGGGCCGTCGCTTCCTTGCCGTGTTGTTGAATCCGACTACAGGTCTGACGAAGGCAATTGGTAAACGGTGTGCTCCCCGCAGGCCACGGACCGCCCCGTCAGCGCCTCGATGACGGTGCCGTGGCAGACGACGATGGTGTGATCCTGGTCCGAGTACCGGTGCAGCACGTCCAGAACCCGCCGGCGCACCTGCGACAGCGGCTCCCAGCCGCGCGGCTGACCCTCCGGCCACTCGCCGCCGCAGCGGGCCATTTCCGCCGCGGCGGCCAGCGCGACGGCACTGGAATCGTAGGCCTGAGTCAGGTCCGGAAGCCACTCGTGCAGGTCGAACTCCACGGCGAGGGGCAGGTCGAGGGCCCGGCTGATGACGGCGGCGGTCTGCAGCGCCCGCGTCAGGGGCGAGGAGAGCACCAGGCGGGCCGGAGCGTGGCGCAGGCGGTCGGCGGCTGCCCCGGCCTCGGTGACGCCCCGCGGCGAAAGGGGAACCCAGTCGCGCATGCCGCCCCGGAGCCGGCGCGCCTCCGCGAGGTCGTAGCGGGCGGTGCCGTGCCTGACGAGTATGAACGTCGCGATCGCAAACCCTCCTCAAGTGCAGTGACTCCCCGGCAGATTCGCCCCCACCGGTGCATCATCCTCCCCTGGCGCCCCGCACGGCCAGGGCCTGGGGGCGCTCACACCCGCAGAAATCCGTCAACGGAAACGCTTGCCTCCGCGTGCGAGTCATGCCACAATGTGACGGTGGGGATATTCCCTGGAGGAGTGAACAATCGCAGTGTTTACCTGGTGGCAATGGCTTCTCATCGTGCTGGCCGGCCTCGGCGTCGGCTTCTTTATCCTCATCCAGACCCCGTGGTTCAAGGTTCGGAAGTACGCAATGGACCTGAAGCGCATCTACGACAAGCACAAGCTCCAGGAGAAGGCCGAGCAGGCGCAGGCCCTCGGTCAGAACCCCAACCAGAACCCGGTGCTCCTGCGCAAGCCGCTGCGAGAGCTGATCTCCACATACGAGGCGCTCATCGCCGACATGAACAAGCTCAAGGTCCCCGCCAAGGCGCAGACGCTCCACGAACTCTCCGTCAACGCCGCAAAGGAGTCGCTGGCGATGTACCAGATGGCCGCCGTCGGCGGCTTCCGCCAGAAGGCGCTTCTGGAGCGGCACAAGAAGGTCCAGCGGATGCAGGAGCAGATCCAGGCGGAGATGGAAAAGCTATACGGCAAGCCCAAGGAGCCCAAGAAGAAGTAAGCCCAGCGGCGGCGGCCTCCGGCGTGGAGGGCGCCGCCGAACTGTAAGCGGTCCTCTGCAGCCGCGTCGGAGGTGACCCCATGGCACGGATTCACCTGCTAGACGAACAGACCGCCAACCAGATCGCCGCCGGCGAGGTGGTGGAGCGGCCGGCCAGCGTGGTGAAGGAGCTGGTCGAGAACGCCCTGGACGCGGGGGCGAAGCGCATCGTCGTCGAGGTGAGCGGCGGCGGGCGCGACCTGGTGCGGGTCAGCGACGACGGCTCCGGCATGCTGCCCGAGGACGCCAGGCTGGCCCTGCAGCGGCACGCCACCTCCAAGATCCGCACCGCCGACGACCTCTCCTGCATCACCACCATGGGCTTCCGCGGCGAGGCGCTGCCCTCCATCGCCGCCGTCGCCCAGTTCGAGCTGGTCACCCGTCCCCACGACCAGCTGGCAGGCTACCGCATCGTCGTGGAGGGCGGGCAGATCACCGAGGCGGGCGAGCACGGCTGCCCAGCCGGCACCCGGGTGACGGTGCGCAACCTCTTCTACAACGTCCCTGCCCGGCTGAAGTACCTGAAGACCAACGCCACGGAGATGGGCCAGATCGGCGACATGCTCACCCGGCTCGCCCTGGCCAACCCGGACGTGGCCTTCCGCTTCCACAGCGGCCAGGTCCAGGTGTTCGCCACCCCGGGCAACGGCGACCTGATGGGGGCCATCACCGCGCTCCTGGGCCGCGAGGTGGCCAAGGAGCTGATCCCCGTCGACTACCGGGACGACGCCGCCCGGGTCTGGGGCTACATCGGCCGCCCGTCCATCGCCCGGGCCGGGCGCAACCACCAGTACTTCTTCGTCAACCGGCGCGCCATCCGCACCATCGGCGCCCGCTACGCCCTGGAGGAGGCCTACGCCCACCTGCTGCCGGGCGGGCGCTATCCGGTTTGCATCCTCTTCATCGAGGTGGAGCCCCGGGAGGTGGACGTGAACGTGCACCCCACCAAGGCCGAGGTCCGCTTCGAGCGGGACCGGGAGGTGCGGGCCGCCGTCTACAAGGCCGCGCGCCAGGGGCTGGGCGGGGCGCTCCTGATCCCCGGCACCGAGATCACCGCCGACGGCGAGGTACAGGTGCCGGACCGGGCCGCCGAGAAGGCTGCCATCCAGCGCGGATGGGTGCCCCCGGGGGCCCGCCGCCCCGGCGAGGGGGGCGGGCGCGCCGCACCCCCGCCGTGGCAGGCCGGCGGAGCGCAGACAGCGCGGAGTAGCGCCGCCGAGACTGCGGCACCCTACGGGGGACGAAGCGCGGCGCCTCCGGAAAGCTGGGGCCCCGCGCCGCTCCCTGCCGGCGGCCTGCAGTCGATCCTGGCCGACCGGGCGGCCGGCGAGGTCGCCGCCACAGGGATTACTCAGGTGACGCAGGCGATCCTGGTTCCCCACCCCACGGACCCGGCGGGGCTGATCCGGGCCCTGCGTCCGCTGGGGCAGATCCACCGCTCCTACATCGCCTGCGACGGGCCGGAGGGGCTGTACCTCATCGACCAGCACGCCGCGCACGAGCGCATCTTCTTCGAACGGCTCTACCGCGCTGCGGAGGAGGCGGAGGCGGCGGTGCAGCCGCTCCTCTTCCCGATCACCCTCGACCTCACCCCGGCGCAGATGGCGCTGTGGCAGGAGAACGCCGCGATCTTCGCGGAGAGCGGGTTCGAGGCCGAGCCCTTCGGCGGCAGCACCCTGCTGATCCAGGGCGTTCCGGCCGGTCTGGGGCCCGACCACGTCGCACGCCTGGTCTCCGACTTCCTGGACCGCCTCCAGGAGGAGCGGATCGCGCCCGGCACGTCCGTCACCGACCGGCGGCGGCGGGTCGTGGCGGCCATGGCGGCGTGCAAGGCGGCCATCAAGGCGCGGGACGCCCTGCAGCCGGAGGACATCGCCGCGCTCCTCTCCGACCTCGCGGCCTGCGAGTCGCCGGCCACCTGCCCCCACGGGCGGCCGACGATCATCTGCGTGCCGGTGGAGGAACTGGAGAAGAGGTTCAAGCGATGAAGCTGCCTCTTCTGGTGCTGGTCGGCCCCACTGCGGTGGGCAAGACCGCCCTCTCGGTGGCGGTGGCGCAGGAAGTGGGGGCGGAGATCATCTCCGGCGACTCGATGCAGGTCTACCGCGGGATGGACGTGGGCACCGCCAAGATCACCCCGGAGGAGATGGGGGGCGTGCCCCACCACCTCATCGACATCAAGGATCCGGACGAGGAGTTCTCGGTGGCCGAGTTCCAGGCCCGGGTGGACAGGCTGGTGCGCGTGATCCACGCCCGGGGCCGGCTGCCGATGCTGGTGGGCGGCACGGGGCTCTACGTGCGGGCGGTGGTGGAGGACTACACCTTCACGGAACTGGAACCCGACCCGGAGCTGCGGCAGCGGCTCCGGGAGGAGGAGGCGCGCAACGGGCCCGGCTACCTGCATGCGCGCCTGGTAGAGGTGGACCCCGTCTCGGCGGCCCGCCTGCACCCCAACGACATCATCCGCATCGTGCGGGCGCTGGAGGTCTACCACCTGACCGGGGTGCCCATCTCCGCCACGCAGACCGCCGCGTTGTCCGAGCCGCGGTACGACGACCTGATGATCGGCCTGACGATGGACCGGCAGCAGCTTTACGCCCGCATCGACGAGCGGGTGGACGCAATGCTGGCCGCCGGCTGGCTTGACGAGGTGAAGCGGCTCCTCCACAGGTACCCCCCGCACCTGAAGCCGATGGAGGCCCTGGGCTACCGGGAGCTGGTCCTCTACCTGCGGGGGATGCTCACCTGGGCGGAGGCCGTGGCCCTGATCAAGCGGAACACGCGCCGCTTCGCCAAGCGGCAGTTCACCTGGTTCCGGCGGGAGCGCCGCCTGATCTGGCTGGACGTGACGACCCCGGAGGCGCGAAACCGGGCCCGGGCCGAGGTCGTCAGACTGGTGAAAGAGAAGTGGCCCTAACAGAGAGAGGGAGGGGCGGATCGAGTGACCAAGGCACAGGCCAACCTGCAGGATGGCTTCCTGAACCTCCTGCGGAAGGAGAACGTCCCGGTGACCGTCTTCCTGGTCAACGGCTACCAGCTCAAGGGACAGATTCGCGGCTTCGACAGCTTCACCGTCGCGGTGGAGGGCGAGGGCAAGATTCAACTGGTGTACAAGCACGCGCTCTCCACGATCACGCCGATGCGCCCGCTTCCCATGACGATCGCCCAGCTGATGCGGGGCGAGGAGGGGCAGGAGACGGAGCAGGGAGCATAAGCAGCGGGGACCGCCGCAGGGCGGTCCCCTTCTTGCTACCACAAGTCCTGCCCGGCCCAGGGGCGGCCGGCGGCGCTGGCCGAGACGGCCTCCTCCAGGTCTGTGCGGGTGATGGCCATCAGCTCCTCCCGGGTGGCGTCGGGCCTGTGCACCAGCCGCAGGGCCTGGCAGCGAATCGCCCGCTCGACCAGGTTCCGGATCGCGCGCGCATTGCCCTGCTCGCCCCCCGTCAGCCAGGCCCTGCCGCGGAGGATCTGGCGCAGGGCCGTACGGCCGTCGGGGGTGAGCTGGTAGTCGCGCCGCCGGAGCATCATCTCGGCGATGGCCAGCAGCTCCTCGGGCGTGTAGTCGGGGAAGTGCAGCATGAGCGAGAAGCGGGACCGGAGGCCCGGGTTCTGGCGCAGGAACCAGGCCATCTCGTCCGGGTAACCGGCCAGGATGAGGATCAGCTCGCCCCGGTGCTCCTCCATCGCCCGCACCAGGTGATCGATGGCCTCCTTCCCGAAGTCGCGCTCACCGCCGCGGGCAAGCGAGTACGCTTCGTCGATGAACAGTACGCCCCCCGTGGCACGCCGCACCACGTCCCGCGTCCGCTGCGCCGTGTGGCCGATGTACTCGCCCACCAGGTCGGCCCGTTCGACCTCGACCATGTGCCCCTTGGGCAGCACGCCCATCTCCTTGAACAGCCGGCCCAGCAGCCGGGCCACGGTGGTCTTGCCAGTGCCCGGGTTGCCGGTGAAGACCATGTGCAGGCTGGTGGGCTCTGTGGCCAGGCCGGCGCGCTGCCGCCTGAGCTGGATCGCCACGTAGGCCTGGATCTCCCGCACCAGCTGCTTCACCTGGCCGAGGCCCACCAGGCCGTCCAGTTCGGCCACGATCGCCTGCACCCGCCGCTCCCGCTCCTGCTCCGACTCGGCCGCCGCCCGGGACTCCTGCGCCGATGCGGAGCGCCGGCGGCGCAGCTCCACCGCCATCTGCAGGGCATCCGCCGGGGTGATCCGGCCCTCCCGCAGCCAGCTGCTGATCTCCTCCATGCGCTGTGGCCTCAGTCTGGCCATGCACTCCACCTCGTGGGAAGGATACGCATGCAGCAGCCGGCTGAGCATGCGGGCCCGTCCCGTTGTCGGAAAGTGGTGCCGAAGGCGGGAACTGGAAACCCCCTCCCAGCCGTTACAACGGTTGGGATTTGTGTTATACTAGTCCCAAGAGATGATGCCACTCCGTTCCCAGAGCGGAGTGGTTCCGTATGTCGGCGAACGCCGGTGAAGGCGTTGAACTTCCAAGCGAAAGGTTGTGATCGTGTGGTTCGGGCACGGCCGCCTTCCGAGGTTGAACGCATTCGCACACGGGTGAGCAGCCGCCTGCGAATACTGGAGGAGCTTCTCAACACCGAGATGGAGGAGTACTTCTCGAGCCCCGGGAGCGCTGGAGGGCAGTACAGCGTGCGCCAGCAACTGCGTCGCTACGTGGAGGTGGCCGGCCAGCTGCTGGACAGGCTGGGCGAACAGCCGGGCGACTCGACCGTGGACGTCGTGTTCATGGACATGCCCGTGACGCTGGTGGACGAGGCCGACGGCAGCGAGGCGGTCTACGTGGTTGTGGGTCCCGACGAGGGCGACCCGGCCAGGGGCCACATCTCCTGTCTGTCGCCCCTCGGGCTGGCCCTCCTGCTCCGGCGCGTGAACGAGCGGGTCGTCATCGACGCCCCCGGGGGGCAGTTCACCTACCGCATCGCCGCGGTCAGTACGGAACCGTTGGCCCAGTGAGAGTTCGGCGGGGAACGACCCCGCCGCCTGCGCGTCTGGCGCCGGCCGCGTGAGGCCTGGCTGCGCCGTGCGTGCTGGTCCGCGTGCGCGGACGGATCATGTTTTAGCCATACACGGGTGCCGGATATTGCTGAAATGACTAGAGCCAACGGGTTAGTGAATGTGGTCACAAGATGGCACCCAAAGGGAATGGCGGCTCAGGACGGCGACCAGTATGCTCCAAGTAGACACGCCCACGAGGAGGGATAGTTCTTGGTCTGGATCCAGCTACTGGTCGTCCTCATCTTCCTGTACCTCGGCGTCCGGCTGGGCGGCGCCGGAATCGGCCTCGCCAGCGGCGTCGGCCTCGCAGCACTGGTCTTCATCTTCAAGCTCGAACCCACCTCGCCTCCCATCGACGTCATGCTCATGATCCTCGCCGTCGTCTGTGCGGCTTCGGCCATGCAGGCGGCGGGCGGCCTTGACTATCTGGTCAACCTGGCCGAGCGGCTGCTGCGCAGCAACCCGAAACAGATCACCTTCCTCGGCCCCATCGTCACGTACCTGTTCACCTTCTTCGCCGGCACCGGCCACGTGGCGTACTCGGTGCTGCCGGTCATCGCTGAGGTCGCCCGCGAGACCCGCATCCGTCCCGAGCGGCCGCTCTCCATCTCGGTCATCGCCTCCCAGTTCGCCATCACCGGCGGTCCGATCTCGGCGGCCATGGTGGCCATGCTCGGCATGACCGAATCCATGGGCATGACCCTGCCCAAGCTGATGCTGATCACCGCCCCGTCCACGTTCCTCGCCTGCATGATCGCCGCCTTCATCTGCAACCACCTGGGCAAGGAGCTCGAGGACGATCCCGAGTACCAGCGGCGCGTCGCGGCCGGCCTCATCCAGCCGGTCAAGCCCAAGACGGCCGAGGAGCTGGCCCGGGTCGAGGTCAAGCCTGGCGCGAAGACCTCCGTGGTCATCTTCCTCCTGGCTGCGATCGCAGTCGTCGTCCTTGGCGCCGTCCCGTCGCTGCGGCCGACCTTCGTCCACGCCGACGGCAGCACGGCGACCCTGCAGATGTGGCACGCCATCTGCATCGTCATGCTGGTCGCCGCCACCTGTATCCTGTGGCTCACGAAGTGCGATGTCGGGTCTCTCGTCAAGGGCTCGGTCTTCCAGGCCGGCGCCAACGCCCTGATCGCCATCTTCGGCATCGCCTGGGCCGGCGACACCTGGTTCAGCGGCAACTCGGCCGTCATCAACGCCCAGCTGGGCGGCGTCGTCCAGTCGGCCCCGTGGCTCCTGGCCATCGTGCTGTTCTTCTTCTCGGTACTGGTCAACTCCCAGGCGGCGACCGCCCGGGCCATCATGCCGCTGGGCATCGCCCTGGGGATTCCGGTGCCCTTCCTGGCGGCCATGTTCCCCGCCGTCAACGGCTACTTCTTCCTGCCGAACTACGGCCCGATCATCGCCGCCATCAACTTCGACTCGACCGGTACGACCCGCATCGGCAAGTACGTACTGAACCACTCTTTCATGATCCCCGGCCTGATCGCCGTCGTCCTCAGCGTGGCGTTCGGCTTCCTGATGCAGGCCATCGTCTTCTGAGCGACCTGACGGCTGCCGGCCCTTCCCGATATGGGAGGGGCCGGCTTTCGTTCTGGGTGGATGCGGCAGCGCAGGCGCGCATTTTTCTGCGCGCCCGATGAACTCTCGGTGGGTGACGGGCGTCGGACCGGCGGGTGATGCAGATGAACAGGACGCCCTTTCTCGAAATGAGCCACGTCGCCAAGGGGTTTTCCGGACGACCGGTGCTGACCGACCTGAACCTGACGGTGGGCCGCGGCGAGATCGTGGGCTTCATCGGCCCCAACGGGTCCGGCAAGACGACCACCGTGCGCCTGCTGAACGGCGTCATCGACCCCGACGGGGGGACGATCACCGTGGGCGGGTACGATCCCCGGGTCGACGGCGAGGCGGTCCGCCGCATGGCGGGCGTGCTCACCGAGTCGGCCGGTCTCTACATGAACCTGACCGGCCGGCAGAACCTGCGCTTCTTCGCCGACCTCTACGGGGTGGACGAGCCCGGTCGGGCCGACGCCCTGCTGGAGGAGTTCGGCCTGTCCGACGCCGCTGACCGCAAGGTGGGCACCTACTCGACGGGCATGAGGAAGCGCCTGGGCCTGGCCAGGGCGCTCCTGCACCGGCCCCGGGTGCTCTTCCTGGACGAGCCCACCAACGGCCTGGACCCCGAGGGCATCCGCATGGTCCTCGGCTACATCCGCCAGTTGAACGAGCGCGACGGCACCACGGTGATGATCTGCTCCCACCTGCTGCAGCAGCTGGAGCAGGTCTGCCACCGCTACCTGTTCCTGCAGGGGGGCAGGGTGGTGGAGCAGGGCACCCTGGCGGAGCTGGAGGCCCGCCACTTCCCCACCGTGACCCTGGAGGTCGAGACCGACCTGGCGCTGGCCGGCGGCGAGTACCGCGGCGTCCCCGCCGCCCGGGTGGGACCGGGGCGCATCGCCTTCACCCTGCGTTCCCGTGACGACGTACCGCACCTGCTGCGCCGCCTGGCGCAGGAGGCTTCGGTCTACAGCGCGGCGCCGGTGCAGCGAGACCTGGAGGCGCTCTACTTCAAGATCAGGGAGGGTACGGCGGATGAATAGAAGAGCGATACTCGCCATTGCGCGGAAGGACATTCAGGCCATCACCGCCAATCTGCAGGTCTGGCTGCCCATGCTGATCGTCCCGCTCATCCTGGGCATCGGGCTCCCCCTGGGACTGGTGCTGGCCTTCCGCTTCGGGGCGGAGTCGCTGGCGCCGGCGGATGTGCAGGCCATGCTGGCGTGGCTGGACAAGCTGCCGGCCGGAGAACTGGCTGCCGTGCTGTCAACCATGACGGAGCTGAACCAGAAGCTGATCTACGTGAGCACAAACTACATGCTGGCCCCGTTCTTCCTGATGATCCCGCTCATGACCGCCTCGGTCATCGCCGCCGACTCGTTCGCCGGCGAGAAGGAGCGGGGCACCCTGGAGACGCTGCTCTTCGCCCCGGTGGACCTGCGGTCGCTCTTCACGGGCAAGGTGCTGGCCTCGCTCGTGCCTGCGGTGGTCATCTCGCTGGTGACCTTCCTGCTCTGCGCCCTCTCGGTCAATCTGGCCGCGTGGCCGCTGTTCCACCGGGTCTTCTTCCCGCAGTTCAACTGGCTGCCGCTGATGCTCCTGGTCATCCCGGGCGTGTCGCTGCTGGCCATCCTCATCAACGTCTTCATCAGCGCCCGCGTGGCCACCTTCCAGGCGGCCTACCAGATGGGCGGCACGGTGGTGCTCCCCGTGCTGCTGCTGGGGGTGGGGCAGGCGACCGGCGCCCTGGTGCTGAGTGATCTGGTGGTGACGCTGGTGGGGCTTGTGGTGGCGGCCATCGATGTTCTGCTGCTCTGGCAGGTGCTTTGCCACATGAACCGGAATCAACTCTTCGCGAGCCAGGTCCGCTGAGGCCGGCCCGACTACCGCAGACCGGCAGGTGAAGCCAGTGGACGATCTGCAGCTGATCCGGCAGGCGCAGCGCGGGGATCAGGCCGCCCTGGCCCGCCTGCTGCAAGCGCAGTACCTGCCGGTGAAGAAGTACCTCGTCACCATCACCTTCGACCGCAACCTGGCGGAGGATCTCACGCAGGAGACGATGATCCGCGCGATCGAGCGCATCGGCCAGTTCGAAGGGCGCGCCCGGTTCAGCACGTGGCTCTGCTCCATCGCCACGCGCCTGTACCTGGACTGGCTGCGGCGGCAGAAGCGGCAGCGGCAGTTGCAGGCGCGGGCGGCGGAGGAGCTCCTGCTGGGGCAGCAGGATACTTCGCCGGAGGTCCGCAGCCTGATGGCGCAGCTGCAGGCCCTGCCCCGGGAAGTGGCGCTCCCGGTGGTCCTCAAGCACTACTACGGGTACACGTACGAGGAGATCGCCGAGTGGATGGAGATCCCGGTGGGCACGGTGAAGTCGCGCATCTTCAACGCCGTGCGCACCTTGCGAAGGGGGCTGGACCAGGATGAGGCGTGACGGGCGTGAGACCCTGGAACCGTGGGAGCGTGCGCTCCGGGAGGGCCTGGACGGCCTCTCGGCCCCCGTGGAGCAGGAGAGCCCGCCCGACCTGGGGACGCTCCTGATGCTGGTGCACGACGTGCAGCGAGCACAGCGGCAGGCGTTGCGCCGCGACCTGCTGCTGTTCCTGGCCGTGGCCGCGCTGGTCCTCGCCGGCGGCCTGTGGGCGATGATGAACTTCCCGCTGCAGTACCTGATCGTCCAGGCCGCGCTGGCGGTGGCGCTGGGGGCCGGGGCGGCCCTCTGGCGGGCGGAGGGGAGGCGGGCCGGCCATGAATGAGGTCGCACAGCTGCCCTGGTGGGCCTGGGTGCTGATCGGCTTTCTGCTGGGGGCCCAGGGAGTCTGCCTCTTCCTGGACAGCCGCAGGCGCGGCGCCCGGGCCTGGTTCTGGGGGCTCCTGGGGCTGGTTCACTTCCCCATGTCCAGCCTGGTCTACTGGCTGCTGGTGGTGCGCCCGGCACGGCGCCGCTAGGGAGCGCGGCGAGCCATCCCGGTCGGGATGGCTCTTTTCGTGGGCGCAACCCTTTCAGGTTTGGGCAGGAACAGGTAGAATAGGCTCGAACCGGCTACTTGGCGATTACTGGAGGGTACACGCTTGAACATATGGGATCAGCTGGTGCCGGACTGCCCGGCACCGATCGCCGCAGCCGCTGCCGCCGCCCTCGAGCGCGTCCGGCCCGCCTGGGCGCAGGTGGACGAGCTGGTGCTGCGCAACCAGGCGCGGGTGCTGGCCGCCTTCCAGGAGGCCGGCGTTTCCGAGGTCCACTTCGCCGCCTCCACCGGCTACGGATACAACGACATCGGCCGGGAGAAGCTGGACGAGCTCTTCGCCCGCGCCTTCGGCGCCGAGGCGGGCCTGGTGCGCATCCAGTTTGCCTCCGGCACCCACGCGATCGCAACGGGCCTCTTCGCCGTCCTGCGGCCCGGCGACCGCCTCATCGCGGCCGCGGGGGCACCCTACGACACCCTGCAGCAGGTGATCGACGGCGCACCGGGGTCCCTCGCCGAGTGGGGCGTGCGCTATGAGGAGGTCCCGCTCAGGCCGGACCTCTCCGTCGACCCGGACGCCGTGGCCGCCGCCGTGCGGCAGCCTGACGCCCGGTGCCTCCTGATCCAGCGCTCCCGGGGATACTCGCTCCGGGCGCCGCTCTCCGTGGCGGAGATCGGTGCGCTGATCCGCAGGGCGAAGGCGGCCAACCCCGCGATCATCGTCCTCGTCGACAACTGCTACGGCGAGTTCGTCGAGGCGCAGGAGCCGCCCCACGTGGGGGCGGATCTGACCTGCGGGTCCCTGATCAAGAATCCCGGCGGCGGCATCGCCCCCAGCGGCGGCTACATCGTCGGCCGGGCCGACCTGGTGGAGCGGGCCGCAGCGCACCTGTTCGCCCCCGGCATCGGGACGGAGGTGGGGGCCAACGCCGGTGTCAACCGGCTGCTCTTCCAGGGGCTCTTCCTGGCCCCGCACGTGACGGGGGAGGCGCTGCGGGGCGCCCAGTTCACCGCCGCCTTCTTCGACCTGCTGGGTTTCCGGGTGCGGCCGGCCTTCGACGCCCCCCGCTCCGACCTGGTGCAGGCGGTGGAGCTGGGCTCCGCGGAGGGCCTCAAGGCCTTCTGCCAGGCCGTGCAGAAGGCGAGCCCGGTCGACGCGCACGTGCGGCCCGAGCCCTGGGCCATGCCCGGCTACACCGACCCGGTGATCATGGCCGCGGGCACGTTCGTGCAGGGCTCCTCGGTGGAGCTCTCCGCCGACGGGCCCGTGCGGCCGCCCTACGCCGCCTACTTCCAGGGCGGCCTCACCCGGGAGCACGTGGTGCTGACCGCTTTGCGCGCCGCGAACGAACTGGCGGCCGCGGGCGTCCTTAGAGCGTAGGCGTTTTCTGTTCTACGCGGGGGAGTGATCGCATGTCTCTCCAGGGGATTGCCTTCATGGCCGCGGTGGCTGTGATGGTTTTGGGCGTGCTGGGCACGCTGATTCCAGCCCTGCCCGGGCTGCCCGTCATCTTCCTGGCCATGCTGGGCTACGGCGCAGTGGAGGGGTTCCGGGAGATGACCCCCGGCTTCCTCATCGCCGCCCTGCTGGTGGTGGCGGCGACGCAGGTGGCGGAGCACTACGCCAGGGCCTGGGGCGCGCGGCGCTTCGGGGCGGGCAGGGCCGGCGCCTGGGGCGCCGTGATCGGCTCCATCGCCGGGCTCTTCTTCATGCCCCTCGGCCTCGTGCTGGGCCCGTTCCTCGGTGCGGCCCTCTTCGAGCTGTTCACCGGACGCCCGGGCGGCGAGGCGCTCCGGGCCGGCGTCGGCGGCCTGGTGGGGGTGCTGGGCTCCGTGGCCGTCAACCTGGTGGTGGCGCTGGGGCTCACCGTGGCGTTTATCGTGAAGGTGCTCATCTAGAGAGGAGGATGCGGTTGTGTCCGGACGCCCGAAGACCAAGGAAGAGGTGATGGAGCGGGTGCGGGAGCTGGACGTGCGCTTCATCCGGCTCCAGTTCACCGACATCCTCGGCCTGATCAAGAACGTTGACATCCCCGCGGAACAGCTGGAGAAGGCGCTGGACGGCCAGGTGCTCTTCGACGGCTCGTCGATCGAGGGCTTCGTGCGGGTGGAGGAGGCCGACATGCTCCT includes:
- a CDS encoding DUF456 domain-containing protein → MAAVAVMVLGVLGTLIPALPGLPVIFLAMLGYGAVEGFREMTPGFLIAALLVVAATQVAEHYARAWGARRFGAGRAGAWGAVIGSIAGLFFMPLGLVLGPFLGAALFELFTGRPGGEALRAGVGGLVGVLGSVAVNLVVALGLTVAFIVKVLI